The following proteins are encoded in a genomic region of Natrinema sp. DC36:
- a CDS encoding site-specific integrase, protein MPELRNGDGVRSVQIEEEHVQRILEKLDRFDYASLRHVIVLLLWRTAMRMGSLRSLDVDDVSLKDGYLELKHRDEYGTPLKNGQSGERSVALSEDTTHVIEDWIEHRHPRTNDEYGRTPLVATNYGRISRSNIRKNVYLVSSPQFLGDDCSCDVNEHSYERIHKCDDAVSPHAFRRGSITHMIRNDVPKEVVSGRSDVSPDVMDKHYNEMTEKEKMSQRREYLDNI, encoded by the coding sequence ATGCCTGAGTTACGGAATGGAGATGGTGTCCGATCAGTACAGATTGAAGAGGAACACGTTCAGCGTATACTCGAGAAACTCGACCGATTCGATTACGCTAGCCTAAGGCACGTCATCGTCCTCCTACTCTGGCGTACTGCAATGCGGATGGGGTCCCTACGCTCGCTCGACGTAGACGATGTCAGTCTCAAGGATGGCTACCTCGAGCTCAAACACCGGGATGAGTATGGTACACCACTGAAGAACGGGCAGAGTGGAGAGCGTTCCGTGGCACTCTCGGAAGATACAACTCACGTGATTGAAGACTGGATCGAGCATCGTCATCCCAGGACCAACGATGAGTATGGACGGACACCTCTCGTTGCCACCAACTATGGTCGTATCAGTCGCTCCAATATCCGGAAAAACGTGTATTTAGTGTCATCGCCACAGTTCCTCGGAGACGACTGCTCCTGTGATGTTAACGAGCACAGTTACGAGCGAATCCACAAATGCGACGATGCTGTCAGTCCTCACGCGTTCCGACGTGGGTCAATAACACATATGATACGAAATGATGTTCCAAAAGAAGTAGTCTCGGGACGAAGTGATGTGAGTCCCGATGTAATGGACAAACACTACAACGAGATGACTGAAAAAGAGAAAATGTCGCAACGACGGGAATATCTAGATAATATCTAA